A genomic segment from Methanomicrobium sp. W14 encodes:
- a CDS encoding acylphosphatase: MKRIHIIVDGYVQEVGFREFVLKETFGRGITGYVKSLGNGKVEIIAEGSEDELSSLISRINIPRYPVSVTECNVSREKASGEFRKFEILRGDMQDEIFERIDYAGTILHENLDISKENLSVSKEALDISKNTEKYRNNRQPAKEYA; the protein is encoded by the coding sequence ATGAAACGGATTCATATCATTGTTGATGGCTATGTTCAGGAGGTTGGTTTCAGGGAATTTGTATTAAAAGAAACTTTTGGCAGAGGCATCACAGGATATGTAAAAAGCCTTGGCAACGGAAAAGTCGAGATAATTGCGGAAGGAAGTGAAGACGAACTTTCTTCCCTTATTTCACGAATCAATATTCCCAGATACCCGGTATCAGTTACTGAATGCAATGTTTCACGGGAAAAAGCATCCGGAGAGTTCAGGAAATTTGAAATTTTAAGGGGTGATATGCAGGACGAAATTTTTGAAAGAATTGATTACGCCGGAACAATTCTGCATGAGAATCTTGATATTTCCAAAGAAAATCTATCAGTATCAAAAGAAGCTCTCGACATCTCCAAAAACACTGAAAAATACAGGAACAATCGTCAACCTGCAAAAGAGTACGCTTGA
- a CDS encoding glycosyltransferase family 2 protein produces MTEDTLPSLNENENRPYLSIVLPALDEELTIAGCIEEINKCLEKNGLSGEIIVSSSSTDRTDEISKSLGAVVIRPEKKGYGNAYLDAFKICRGDIIVIADADGTYELKKIPEFVKKIESGSSLVMGNRTGRLMEKDAMPPLHRYIGNPVLTWMLNLAFGTKISDAHCGMRAIKKEDLEKLNLKTPGMEFASEMIIEAARNNLSISEVEIEYYRRKAPSKLHSFADGWRHFRFMLLYQPLPFLAVPGFLFLAMGFVLMVLYYLEGNVENSNIHSFILGSILLIGGLQTVLTGINIKTYSVVSGYNIKTGVIERFLSYQNLEKEIVTGIVLMAAGAVIGLYIILSWIKSDFGSLFQVTNAIAALTLFISGMQIIFSAVLNSMMLMKYE; encoded by the coding sequence ATGACAGAAGATACTTTACCGTCACTAAACGAAAATGAGAACAGGCCTTACCTGTCAATTGTCCTCCCGGCTCTTGACGAGGAGCTGACTATAGCCGGCTGCATCGAAGAAATAAACAAATGCCTTGAAAAAAACGGTCTTTCCGGCGAGATAATCGTATCGTCATCGTCAACCGACAGGACCGATGAAATATCAAAGTCACTTGGTGCGGTTGTTATAAGACCTGAGAAGAAGGGCTACGGTAACGCTTATCTTGATGCTTTTAAGATATGCAGGGGAGATATAATAGTCATCGCCGATGCCGACGGGACGTATGAGCTGAAGAAAATTCCTGAATTTGTAAAAAAAATTGAATCGGGTTCCTCGCTTGTCATGGGAAACAGAACCGGAAGGCTGATGGAAAAGGACGCTATGCCCCCCCTTCACCGATATATCGGAAACCCTGTTCTTACCTGGATGCTAAACCTTGCCTTCGGGACAAAAATATCCGATGCCCACTGCGGTATGAGGGCGATTAAAAAAGAAGACCTCGAAAAACTGAACCTTAAGACACCCGGGATGGAATTTGCATCAGAGATGATAATAGAGGCTGCAAGAAATAACCTTTCGATATCCGAGGTTGAGATAGAATATTACAGGAGAAAGGCCCCCTCAAAGCTTCATAGTTTTGCAGACGGCTGGAGACATTTCAGGTTCATGCTGTTGTACCAGCCTCTGCCTTTTCTGGCAGTTCCCGGCTTTCTCTTCCTTGCAATGGGTTTTGTCCTGATGGTCCTTTATTATCTTGAGGGCAACGTTGAAAATTCAAACATTCATTCATTTATTCTTGGTTCGATACTTTTGATAGGAGGTCTCCAGACAGTTCTTACCGGAATAAACATAAAAACGTACTCCGTAGTTTCAGGATACAATATAAAGACAGGGGTTATTGAAAGGTTTCTAAGCTACCAGAACCTTGAAAAGGAGATTGTTACAGGAATAGTCCTTATGGCAGCAGGGGCTGTAATCGGTCTTTACATCATATTAAGCTGGATAAAATCCGATTTTGGAAGCCTTTTTCAGGTAACAAATGCCATTGCCGCACTGACGCTGTTCATCTCCGGGATGCAGATTATATTTTCAGCGGTCTTAAACAGTATGATGCTGATGAAGTATGAATAA
- a CDS encoding class I SAM-dependent methyltransferase produces the protein MPTFNRLLLSIFLQADSENRQKIFGMTEENPNAKLLDCGCSNGLFSKEIADHIKTVNIYGVDFQSRATKCHKYSPVDVCNCNLNQKMPFKDESFDVVHANQVIEHLTETDVFLEEIYRVLKPGGYAVLSTPNIGSFHNIVSLIFGYQPFSAHISNKVIVGNPMDPKHDMIHASPGEIHMRIFSYKGLTELMEYNGFTIEKICGAGYYPFPGILGKFLSKIDPRHAVYLIIKIRK, from the coding sequence ATGCCAACATTCAATCGTCTTTTGCTCTCTATATTCTTACAGGCGGATTCAGAGAACCGGCAGAAAATTTTCGGTATGACAGAGGAGAACCCTAACGCAAAACTACTTGACTGCGGTTGTTCAAATGGCTTATTTTCAAAGGAAATTGCGGACCATATAAAGACCGTAAATATATACGGAGTTGATTTTCAAAGCAGGGCAACGAAATGCCATAAATATTCACCTGTTGATGTTTGCAATTGCAACCTTAACCAGAAAATGCCATTCAAAGATGAATCATTTGATGTCGTTCATGCAAATCAGGTCATTGAGCACCTTACCGAAACGGATGTTTTTCTTGAAGAAATTTACAGAGTCCTAAAGCCCGGTGGTTATGCTGTTCTGTCTACACCGAATATTGGTAGTTTCCATAACATTGTTTCTCTTATCTTTGGATACCAGCCATTTTCAGCACATATAAGCAACAAAGTAATTGTAGGAAATCCCATGGACCCAAAACATGATATGATACACGCAAGTCCGGGAGAAATACATATGCGTATATTTTCCTACAAAGGTCTTACAGAACTTATGGAATATAATGGTTTTACCATTGAAAAGATCTGCGGGGCCGGGTACTACCCGTTTCCCGGAATTTTGGGAAAATTTCTTTCAAAAATTGATCCAAGGCATGCAGTATACCTTATAATTAAAATCAGAAAATAA
- a CDS encoding NAD-dependent epimerase/dehydratase family protein encodes MSEMPEIKYFVTGGAGFIGSNLVDRILSQGNEVVVYDNFSTGIREYLEKANKNSRFKLIKGDLLDTKSLNEAIKGCDFVFHLAANADVRFGTEHPSKDLEQNTIATFNVLEAMRKNSINKIAFSSTGSIYGESKIIPTPENAPFPVQTSLYGASKLAGEGLIQAYAEGFGFNAWIFRFVSILGERYPHGHVFDFYKQLRDHPGHLEVLGNGHQKKSYLYVQDCIDAIFTALEKSHKSVNIFNLGTDEYVEVNDSINWICSHLGLDPKISYSGGERGWIGDNPFIFLDCSRIRSLGWKPKNNIQQGIIKTLDFLVENPWVLERR; translated from the coding sequence ATGTCAGAAATGCCGGAAATCAAATATTTTGTTACAGGCGGAGCAGGATTCATCGGCAGCAATCTCGTCGACAGAATACTCTCGCAGGGAAATGAAGTTGTCGTATATGACAATTTCTCAACAGGTATCAGAGAATACCTTGAAAAAGCAAATAAAAACAGCAGATTCAAACTTATTAAAGGTGATCTTCTTGATACCAAATCCTTAAATGAGGCTATAAAAGGATGTGACTTCGTTTTTCACCTTGCAGCGAATGCAGACGTACGTTTTGGAACAGAACACCCGTCAAAAGACCTCGAACAGAACACAATTGCTACATTCAACGTTCTGGAAGCAATGCGAAAAAATTCGATTAATAAAATTGCATTTTCTTCAACCGGGTCAATATACGGAGAATCCAAAATCATTCCAACTCCTGAAAATGCCCCTTTTCCTGTTCAGACATCCCTTTACGGTGCATCAAAACTTGCAGGAGAAGGCCTGATACAGGCTTATGCTGAAGGGTTTGGATTTAACGCCTGGATCTTCAGGTTTGTATCAATTCTGGGAGAAAGATACCCGCACGGTCATGTATTCGACTTTTACAAACAGCTTCGTGATCATCCCGGCCATCTTGAAGTTCTTGGAAACGGGCACCAGAAAAAGTCTTACCTGTACGTTCAGGACTGTATTGACGCAATATTCACTGCTCTCGAAAAATCTCATAAATCCGTAAACATTTTCAACCTGGGAACTGACGAATACGTTGAAGTTAACGATTCAATAAACTGGATCTGCAGCCACCTGGGCCTTGATCCAAAGATCAGTTATTCCGGCGGTGAACGTGGCTGGATTGGAGATAACCCGTTCATTTTTCTTGACTGCTCCAGAATAAGGTCTCTTGGATGGAAACCAAAGAATAATATTCAGCAGGGAATCATAAAGACTCTTGATTTTCTCGTTGAAAACCCATGGGTACTGGAGAGAAGATGA
- a CDS encoding SDR family oxidoreductase — protein MSFDSNLVLITGASRGLGSLVAEKFLADGYNIITVARNEEKLIKNAEELREKYGLDSQIYYYGFDLGNTNEIPFLADKIKNDAGSPGIIINNAAVQGPIGPVYTNSWNEWTNCLNTCLLAPVQICREFIPEMIKNNFGRIINISGGGATGPRPNFSSYATAKCGLVRFTETVAREVEKYDITMNCIAPGAMLSNLTKDIINAGENCAGKCEIESAKNLGVNNPETEKKAAELIHFLVKNECSGLNGKLISAVWDRWEKLPDYIEYLKNSDIYTLRRIIPEDRNLKIE, from the coding sequence ATGAGCTTTGATTCAAATCTGGTTTTAATTACAGGTGCATCAAGAGGGCTGGGAAGTCTTGTTGCAGAAAAATTTCTGGCAGACGGATATAATATAATTACTGTTGCAAGAAACGAGGAAAAACTTATAAAAAACGCCGAAGAACTAAGAGAAAAATACGGATTAGACTCTCAGATATATTATTACGGATTTGATCTTGGAAATACAAATGAAATACCTTTTCTGGCAGACAAAATAAAAAATGATGCCGGAAGCCCGGGAATCATAATAAACAATGCTGCAGTTCAGGGACCTATAGGACCTGTTTACACCAACAGCTGGAACGAATGGACAAACTGTCTCAATACATGCCTTCTTGCTCCTGTTCAAATCTGCAGGGAATTCATACCTGAAATGATCAAGAACAATTTTGGAAGGATAATAAATATTTCAGGAGGCGGGGCAACAGGTCCCCGTCCGAATTTTTCCAGTTACGCTACAGCAAAATGCGGACTTGTACGTTTCACGGAAACCGTAGCCCGTGAAGTGGAAAAATATGATATAACCATGAACTGTATAGCACCCGGTGCAATGTTAAGCAATCTCACCAAGGATATAATAAACGCAGGAGAAAATTGTGCAGGAAAATGCGAAATTGAATCTGCAAAAAATCTGGGGGTAAACAATCCGGAAACCGAAAAAAAAGCCGCAGAACTTATACATTTCCTTGTAAAAAATGAATGCAGCGGTTTAAACGGTAAGCTTATCAGCGCTGTATGGGACAGGTGGGAAAAACTTCCCGATTACATAGAATATCTAAAAAACAGTGATATATATACACTCAGAAGAATAATTCCAGAAGATCGTAATTTAAAAATAGAGTGA
- a CDS encoding Gfo/Idh/MocA family protein, translating into MDVGIIGCGLIGHKRAASLPQGYLHAVADIDINRAKQLACQYQGVKPYSEWKKMLKESGIDTVIISTTNNWLAPITLEAVRSGINVLVEKPAARNYKEFDEIIQESENKPAKIMVGYNLRCHPSFIKAKKIIESGDLGEIMYIRGRYGHGGRKGYENEWRANPEISGGGELLDQGVHLIDLSRWFLGDFTRVDGYIHTYFWNMPVEDNGFIYLETESGKTAWLHVSCTEWKNLFSYEIFCETGKLQIDGIGGSYGTERLTLYRMLPQMGPPETTIWEYPFPDNSWRTQFEQFEEAVKSGVSLHPDLYDARENLKIVSRIYGEYEI; encoded by the coding sequence ATGGATGTTGGTATTATAGGATGCGGCCTTATCGGACACAAAAGAGCAGCTTCACTGCCTCAGGGTTACCTTCATGCAGTCGCTGATATAGACATAAACCGTGCCAAACAGCTTGCGTGTCAGTACCAGGGAGTCAAACCGTATTCCGAGTGGAAAAAAATGCTTAAAGAAAGCGGAATCGATACTGTAATCATTTCAACTACAAACAACTGGCTTGCGCCTATAACCCTTGAAGCGGTCAGGTCAGGGATCAATGTCCTTGTAGAGAAGCCGGCAGCCCGCAACTACAAGGAATTCGACGAAATAATCCAAGAATCCGAAAATAAACCTGCTAAGATTATGGTCGGCTACAATCTCAGATGTCATCCCTCCTTCATCAAAGCCAAAAAAATAATCGAATCGGGGGATTTGGGTGAAATCATGTATATCCGGGGCCGTTACGGTCACGGGGGAAGAAAAGGCTATGAGAATGAATGGCGTGCCAACCCTGAAATTTCCGGAGGGGGAGAGCTTTTGGATCAGGGGGTTCACCTTATAGACCTTTCAAGGTGGTTTCTCGGTGATTTCACCAGAGTGGACGGGTATATTCATACATACTTCTGGAATATGCCGGTAGAAGACAACGGATTTATATACCTTGAAACTGAATCCGGGAAAACTGCATGGCTTCATGTAAGCTGCACAGAATGGAAAAACTTATTTTCATATGAAATATTTTGCGAAACCGGAAAACTCCAGATAGACGGAATAGGCGGGAGTTACGGAACCGAACGCCTTACATTATACAGAATGCTCCCTCAGATGGGGCCTCCAGAAACAACTATCTGGGAATACCCTTTCCCGGACAATTCATGGAGAACACAGTTTGAACAATTTGAAGAAGCTGTGAAATCGGGTGTATCTTTACACCCGGACCTTTATGATGCCAGAGAGAATCTAAAAATTGTATCAAGAATCTACGGTGAATATGAAATATGA
- a CDS encoding sugar phosphate nucleotidyltransferase, protein MLPVVILAGGLATRLYPLTKSKPKALLEIAGRPFIDQQILLLKEKGVKEIILCLGNFGGMIEEHLGNGSRFNVSIKYSYDGDKLLGTGGAVKKASSILPEDFIITYGDSYLDIEIKTVVSTFYEKGLPLLMTVYKNRNMFDKSNVTLKDGNIIKYDKTGSDPSMEYIDYGMIVTKKDIFDRYPPDKAFDLSLVLSEYADLGLVSSYEAETRFYETGSLQGIKETEEYILNRKPRQM, encoded by the coding sequence ATGCTGCCGGTTGTGATTCTGGCCGGAGGTCTTGCGACCCGCCTCTATCCTTTAACAAAATCAAAGCCAAAAGCTCTTTTGGAAATTGCAGGGCGCCCCTTTATAGACCAGCAGATCCTTCTCCTGAAAGAAAAGGGTGTTAAGGAGATTATTCTTTGTCTCGGAAATTTCGGCGGAATGATAGAAGAGCACCTTGGAAACGGGAGCAGATTTAATGTCAGTATAAAATATTCATACGACGGAGACAAACTCCTGGGGACAGGTGGTGCAGTAAAAAAGGCATCATCAATCCTTCCTGAAGATTTCATAATAACATACGGAGACTCATACCTTGACATAGAAATCAAAACTGTAGTCAGCACATTTTATGAAAAAGGTCTTCCTCTTCTTATGACAGTCTACAAAAACAGAAACATGTTTGATAAAAGTAATGTTACGTTAAAAGACGGGAATATTATAAAATACGATAAAACAGGAAGTGACCCTTCAATGGAGTATATCGACTACGGCATGATTGTCACAAAAAAAGATATATTCGACAGATATCCTCCGGACAAAGCATTTGATCTCTCTCTCGTCCTCTCGGAATATGCTGATTTGGGGCTTGTGAGCTCATATGAGGCCGAGACCAGATTCTACGAGACAGGATCACTTCAGGGAATAAAAGAAACCGAAGAATATATCTTGAATAGAAAACCACGTCAGATGTAA
- a CDS encoding SIS domain-containing protein, with translation MTEDNYISDFLDDAVTIINKIDQTQIQKMTDILLDTRKNNGRLFILGVGGGAGHASHAVNDFRKIAGIESYAPTDNVSELTARVNDDGWETVFESWLKGSRLNSKDCIFVFSVGGGNKEKNVSVNLVNALRYAKENNAKIIGVVGRDGGYTAEVADACVIIPTVNGKTVTPQTEAFQAVVWHLIVSSPKMQKYEMKWESTK, from the coding sequence ATGACAGAAGACAATTACATCTCTGATTTTCTTGATGACGCTGTTACAATTATAAATAAAATAGACCAGACGCAAATCCAAAAGATGACAGATATTCTTCTGGATACAAGAAAAAACAACGGCAGACTGTTTATTCTTGGAGTAGGCGGAGGTGCGGGCCACGCATCGCATGCGGTCAATGATTTCAGAAAAATTGCAGGAATTGAATCCTACGCCCCAACAGACAACGTTTCTGAACTTACGGCAAGGGTAAACGATGACGGATGGGAGACAGTTTTTGAGAGCTGGCTTAAGGGAAGCAGGCTTAATTCCAAGGACTGCATCTTTGTTTTTTCAGTCGGTGGCGGGAACAAAGAGAAAAACGTCAGTGTAAATCTTGTTAACGCTCTCAGGTATGCAAAAGAAAATAACGCGAAAATAATTGGTGTCGTCGGACGTGACGGAGGATATACGGCAGAGGTTGCAGACGCCTGCGTTATTATCCCTACGGTAAACGGAAAGACAGTCACACCACAGACTGAAGCTTTTCAGGCTGTTGTATGGCACCTTATCGTTTCAAGCCCGAAAATGCAGAAATATGAGATGAAATGGGAAAGTACGAAATAA
- a CDS encoding HAD-IIIA family hydrolase, which yields MKKAVFLDRDGVINRLVFNPGTGEFEPPHDPADLSLFPGVIRSLHSLADAGFDLFIVSNQPDYAKGKTTLEQIKAVHKKLEEIFTENNIHFREFYYCYHHPDGVVPEYSYICECRKPKPYFLLKAAEDYGTDLSQSWMIGDRDSDIECGKNAGTRTILIKEPHSSDKRGKSNPDFYAENIEEAKNIILKFERPSKRV from the coding sequence ATGAAAAAAGCGGTTTTTTTAGACAGGGACGGTGTTATAAACAGGCTTGTTTTTAACCCAGGTACCGGTGAATTTGAACCCCCGCATGACCCTGCAGACCTTTCTTTGTTTCCGGGAGTAATCCGGTCGCTTCACTCGCTTGCTGATGCCGGCTTTGACCTGTTTATCGTATCAAACCAGCCCGACTATGCAAAAGGAAAAACAACTCTGGAACAGATTAAAGCTGTACATAAAAAGCTGGAGGAAATTTTCACAGAGAACAATATACATTTCCGTGAATTTTATTACTGCTACCATCACCCTGACGGAGTCGTTCCAGAATATTCATACATCTGCGAATGCAGAAAACCGAAACCCTATTTCCTGCTGAAAGCTGCAGAAGATTATGGAACAGATTTGTCCCAATCATGGATGATTGGTGACAGAGATTCCGACATAGAATGCGGCAAAAACGCAGGAACCAGGACAATTCTTATAAAAGAGCCGCATTCATCTGATAAAAGAGGAAAATCCAACCCGGACTTTTATGCAGAGAACATTGAAGAGGCCAAAAATATAATCCTTAAATTTGAAAGACCATCCAAAAGGGTTTAG
- a CDS encoding transaldolase yields MRGLTHFNIKLYADGADLNGMVEEYKKGVVSGFTTNPTLMKKAGVSSYEEFAKTVLKEIPDLPISFEVFSDDPKGMEREARIISGWGDNVYIKIPVTNTKGESTSPVIKKLSSEGLKLNVTAVFTLEQVKTIAEALSSDTPGIISVFAGRIADSGRDPAPIMKEAAEILKSKPKTELLWASTREILNLVQAEACGCDIITITNDILKKVPQINKDLNQFSLETVKMFYNDAKSAGYNIL; encoded by the coding sequence TTGAGAGGATTAACACATTTTAATATCAAACTATACGCTGATGGTGCAGATCTTAACGGAATGGTCGAAGAATACAAAAAAGGGGTTGTAAGCGGATTTACTACAAACCCTACCCTCATGAAAAAAGCCGGTGTTTCAAGCTATGAGGAATTTGCCAAAACAGTGTTAAAGGAGATACCTGATCTCCCTATATCTTTTGAAGTCTTTTCAGACGACCCTAAAGGAATGGAGCGCGAGGCAAGGATTATCTCAGGCTGGGGAGACAACGTTTACATCAAAATACCGGTAACGAACACAAAAGGAGAGAGTACATCCCCTGTCATCAAAAAACTTTCCTCAGAGGGACTGAAGCTTAATGTTACGGCGGTGTTCACCCTTGAACAGGTGAAAACGATTGCAGAGGCACTTTCTTCTGATACACCCGGCATTATATCAGTATTTGCCGGCAGGATTGCCGACAGCGGAAGAGACCCCGCACCCATAATGAAAGAGGCTGCAGAAATCCTTAAATCAAAACCTAAGACTGAACTTTTATGGGCAAGTACTAGAGAAATTCTGAATCTGGTTCAGGCTGAGGCCTGCGGCTGCGATATAATCACAATAACAAACGACATCCTGAAAAAGGTCCCTCAAATAAACAAGGATTTAAACCAGTTTTCTCTTGAGACCGTAAAGATGTTTTATAACGATGCAAAAAGTGCAGGATACAACATATTGTGA
- a CDS encoding flippase-like domain-containing protein → MGLENSYFISCIVPARNEEENLNNVVNVLTPVLANSKLIKNYEIIIVNDNSTDSTPKLIESLAKKDSHIHPVHRKKSPGFGNAVKAGMAEAKGNIIIPFMGDLSEDPNDIINLIKKIDEGYDIAYGSRFIKGATLKEYPFAKLISNRAFNNLVRYSFGISNHDVTNAFKAYRKEVLDAIGIENLESSGFDLTVEIPVKAYILGFRSVEVPVYWANRKAGEAKLKLPQNGIIFGKRFLKLFFQESVSSLKDLFHFFIKGSWLGILLALFFGALIIAFLLNLTGVKTIISLLTNANLGFILLSCLAILFSFFIRTWRWDIILKSAGYTHSRDILFRCIMFGWFLNYLIPARLGEIARAAALKINSDTPLGMTLSTIVIERILDVITLILFLEISSAFFYRESLIYVEIASFSILFIMFFILFVIYRYDKVIIKIFEPRIPSINQSILLIKEGLSNISKNPRAIFTCFCLSIPVWFFEVLSIFFAAKSIGYSLPFIYATFSGVVAFIAQTIPLTPAGLGIHEASITGVLMLFSVPSALGMSIALIDHVARGLVIFIFGIIATIHIAFASRGYFKKNMNSEDKSINNPSEKI, encoded by the coding sequence ATGGGATTAGAAAATTCATATTTTATTTCTTGTATTGTACCAGCTAGAAATGAAGAGGAAAATCTAAATAATGTAGTGAACGTTTTAACTCCAGTATTAGCCAATTCAAAGTTGATCAAAAATTATGAAATCATAATTGTAAATGATAATAGTACAGATTCTACTCCTAAACTAATAGAGTCACTTGCAAAAAAAGACTCGCATATTCATCCTGTCCATCGAAAAAAATCACCGGGTTTTGGAAATGCTGTTAAAGCAGGCATGGCTGAAGCAAAAGGTAATATAATAATACCATTTATGGGAGATCTCTCTGAAGATCCAAATGATATAATTAATCTTATTAAAAAAATTGATGAAGGGTATGATATTGCATACGGATCACGTTTCATCAAAGGTGCGACCCTCAAAGAATATCCTTTTGCAAAGTTAATTTCTAACAGAGCATTCAACAATTTAGTGAGATATTCTTTTGGAATTTCCAATCATGATGTAACTAATGCATTTAAAGCCTACCGAAAAGAAGTATTAGATGCAATTGGAATTGAAAATTTGGAGTCTAGTGGCTTTGATCTTACAGTGGAAATTCCTGTTAAAGCTTACATTCTTGGATTTAGAAGTGTCGAAGTACCTGTATATTGGGCAAATCGAAAAGCGGGGGAAGCTAAATTAAAATTGCCTCAGAATGGGATTATTTTTGGCAAACGTTTTTTAAAACTTTTTTTTCAGGAAAGTGTTTCTTCACTAAAAGATCTTTTTCATTTTTTCATTAAAGGCTCATGGTTAGGCATCCTTCTTGCCTTGTTCTTTGGAGCACTAATTATTGCATTTCTCCTTAATTTAACTGGTGTTAAAACGATTATATCACTTCTAACTAATGCAAATTTGGGATTTATCTTATTAAGTTGTTTAGCAATTCTTTTTTCATTTTTTATAAGAACTTGGCGATGGGATATTATCTTAAAAAGTGCAGGATACACTCACTCAAGAGATATATTATTTAGATGCATTATGTTTGGCTGGTTTCTGAATTATTTAATCCCTGCACGTTTAGGTGAAATCGCTCGTGCCGCTGCCCTCAAAATAAACTCTGATACACCCCTTGGTATGACGCTTTCTACTATTGTCATTGAAAGGATTCTAGACGTAATTACACTTATCTTATTTTTAGAGATTAGCTCCGCATTTTTCTATAGGGAATCACTCATATATGTTGAAATTGCATCATTTAGCATTTTATTTATAATGTTTTTTATTTTATTTGTAATTTATAGATATGATAAGGTAATCATAAAAATCTTTGAACCTAGAATTCCATCGATAAATCAGTCAATTTTACTCATAAAGGAAGGACTATCTAATATTTCAAAAAATCCAAGAGCGATATTTACCTGTTTTTGCCTATCAATACCTGTATGGTTTTTTGAAGTTCTAAGCATTTTTTTTGCTGCGAAAAGCATTGGATATAGCTTACCTTTTATTTATGCAACATTTAGTGGAGTAGTAGCATTCATAGCTCAGACAATTCCCCTTACTCCTGCTGGCCTTGGGATTCACGAAGCTTCAATTACAGGAGTACTAATGCTTTTTTCTGTTCCAAGCGCTTTGGGAATGTCTATTGCACTTATAGATCATGTTGCAAGAGGACTTGTAATCTTTATTTTTGGTATAATAGCAACAATACATATTGCATTTGCATCAAGAGGATACTTCAAAAAAAATATGAATTCAGAAGACAAGAGTATAAATAATCCATCAGAAAAAATATAA
- a CDS encoding nucleotidyltransferase family protein, giving the protein MKALILAGGRGKRLGDLTSQINKCMIQVGKKPVIEHSLMRVTEIPEISEVIIVVGHRAEDIINHFGISYNGKKIQYVIQWEQLGLVNAIECAKDAIGSDDFLLLLGDEIFINSRHKEMVQTYVKDCPFAMCGVFVQKDLEKISRTYTVLSDENGRIFRLIEKPKKPLNHIQGTGNCVFRNEILSYIKRTPIHPERGEKELPDLIQCAIDDGNEVSIFNICDNYGNINTVCDRDEIEIIIH; this is encoded by the coding sequence ATGAAAGCACTTATTCTTGCTGGCGGAAGAGGAAAACGCTTGGGGGACTTAACCTCGCAAATAAATAAATGTATGATCCAAGTTGGAAAAAAACCGGTTATTGAGCACAGTTTAATGCGTGTAACTGAAATTCCAGAAATTAGTGAAGTAATAATTGTTGTTGGTCATCGTGCAGAAGATATAATTAATCATTTTGGAATTAGTTATAATGGCAAAAAGATACAGTATGTTATTCAATGGGAACAATTAGGATTAGTTAATGCAATAGAATGCGCAAAAGATGCCATTGGAAGTGATGATTTTTTACTGCTTCTTGGTGATGAAATTTTTATCAATAGCAGACATAAAGAGATGGTTCAAACATACGTGAAAGATTGTCCATTTGCTATGTGCGGAGTATTTGTTCAAAAAGATTTAGAAAAAATATCTCGTACATACACTGTTTTGTCTGATGAAAATGGCAGAATATTCCGATTAATTGAAAAACCAAAAAAACCCTTGAATCATATTCAAGGAACTGGAAATTGTGTCTTTAGAAATGAAATTTTATCATACATTAAAAGAACTCCAATACATCCAGAGCGTGGAGAAAAAGAATTACCCGATTTGATACAATGTGCTATTGATGATGGGAATGAAGTAAGTATATTTAATATCTGTGATAATTATGGTAATATTAACACAGTTTGTGATAGAGATGAAATCGAGATAATTATCCATTAA